The following are encoded in a window of Anopheles gambiae chromosome X, idAnoGambNW_F1_1, whole genome shotgun sequence genomic DNA:
- the LOC1271753 gene encoding antigen 5 like allergen Cul n 1: MLGEFRTMLEHGTVLGSIVTVSRCSQLVLSVCRACFSTPRVGSASKGRETCPVEGTSPKQLSVMAGSTHRLTLGSGMVLLLLLLLLPGRRSQTSNYYCQRSMCPTGDAHVGCYAELPFGKSCQGQKPQLVPMTPERKAMILQQHNRQRQRLALGTLPGYGPAYHMPQLYWDDELQYLAEVNARSCVYAHDHCRNTYSFPRAGQNIAIIRHFGLNLTKESVYTYIIDHWYNEYPLATTFVDQYPVNYVGPEFAHFTQIVNDRAVRMGCGMVSWETYNGYVWTNDYLVCNYGYSNVIGDRSYTKGPVAAGCTTGRSVVYPGLCL; encoded by the coding sequence ATGCTGGGCGAGTTTCGCACCATGCTGGAGCACGGCACCGTTCTTGGCAGCATCGTCACCGTCAGTCGCTGCTCGCAGCTCGTGCTAAGTGTGTGTCGTGCCTGCTTTTCCACCCCGAGGGTCGGTAGTGCCAGCAAGGGACGTGAGACTTGCCCCGTGGAAGGAACTTCCCCGAAGCAGCTGTCTGTGATGGCAGGATCGACGCACCGGCTGACGCTGGGCAGTGGCAtggtgctgctactactacttctactgCTGCCCGGCCGTCGCTCCCAGACGAGCAACTACTACTGCCAGCGGAGCATGTGCCCGACGGGCGATGCGCACGTCGGCTGCTACGCGGAGCTGCCGTTCGGCAAGTCCTGCCAGGGCCAGAAGCCGCAGCTCGTGCCGATGACGCCCGAGCGGAAGGCGAtgatcctgcagcagcacaaccggcagcggcagcggctcGCCCTCGGCACGCTGCCCGGGTACGGGCCGGCCTACCACATGCCGCAGCTGTACTGGGACGACGAGCTGCAGTACCTAGCGGAGGTGAACGCGCGGTCCTGCGTGTACGCGCACGACCACTGCCGCAACACGTACAGCTTCCCGCGGGCCGGCCAGAACATTGCGATCATCCGCCATTTCGGCCTCAACCTCACCAAGGAGTCGGTGTACACGTACATCATCGACCACTGGTACAACGAGTATCCGCTCGCGACCACCTTCGTCGACCAGTACCCGGTGAACTACGTCGGGCCGGAGTTTGCCCACTTCACGCAGATCGTCAACGACCGGGCGGTGCGGATGGGCTGCGGCATGGTCAGCTGGGAAACGTACAACGGGTACGTCTGGACGAACGACTATCTCGTGTGCAACTACGGCTACTCGAACGTGATCGGCGACCGGTCCTACACGAAGGGACCGGTTGCGGCCGGCTGCACGACCGGCCGGAGCGTCGTCTATCCGGGCCTCTGCCTGTGA